In Kocuria turfanensis, a single genomic region encodes these proteins:
- a CDS encoding ATP-dependent helicase yields MRHSEDSTQTTSTAAAPGAGPVRWNLVPPSGAGPARAPWQPTPEQEAVAGLPAGCGPRLVLGGPGTGRTRVLVELAARRIRAGLDPDRLLVLTPSRLSAARVRDELTASVSATMSTPPVRAWQSYAFDLLRRAQNEGLLPGVAHSPKLLSGPEQDVLIGELMAGHAAGEGAAVAWPADLREALGTRGFRQEVRELFDRMSEYDLAPADLRDLARRLDRPDWSAAAAMRAEYQAVRRLRMPESYDPSALVTEAARVLEEQPDFLRAEQERLELVLVDDLHEATPSIHRLLAVLCRGRDTVLTACADTVVQGFRGARPDLLRTLDDRLAEPARPLRRHLLGESRRMPPAVAEVWQRVAERIPAVAGARHPRRLEPSDAVAGEGEVVTVVLSSPLHEARWIAHEILQRHLVQDVPLADMAVVVRSGRYLESLERQLSALGVPVSTSAAETPVRDEAAVRPLLGALRIVTEADAAAAERDGGGHFAALTVQAAVELLSSRIGNASPMDVRRLRQRLRAEELAAGGGRTSDDLLVEALVAPGALDAAGVRSVPARRIARMLTAGRRALREEGATAETVLWALWEAAGVAESWRRRALEGGPAGERADRDLDAVVGLFEAAERYVDHLPGASPAQFLDYIDSQELPMDTLAARAPTDETVEIMTPATAAGRQWPVVFVAGVQEGVWPNTRLRGQLLAADLLTDALDLGVEQASRVTPVTRMREVRHDELRSFSAAVSRSRGTLVVTAASDEDQQPSEFLDLVDPPGTGPGDGVRAVVDAPRPMTLRALVAELRQWVQLHDEDPVRAEAAARLLHRIASSPRPVPGAHPDTWWGAAELSSTAPVFDDGVPVPVSPSRIETIHRSPLDWFVAASRAEAATDLSRSLGSLVHAIAEELPEASGSELVAELERRWPTLGLPETWESAVQLERARQMLRKFAQYVVDARSRHGRRLASVEGSFSVLVQGRARDALLRGRVDRLELDEQGRYVVVDLKTGRNQPAGAKIAEHPQLAAYQVALSAGAGTAMVAGEDEAVLELPGGTVTELSGGALLVQLGTRAKSPSVQQQDPLDPADTWARDLITRAAELVAGEHFVSRHDQAEGAFGGHGCRLPQICPLCAEGRQVSEP; encoded by the coding sequence GTCTCGTGCTCGGCGGGCCCGGGACCGGACGCACCCGGGTGCTCGTGGAGCTGGCGGCGCGCCGGATCCGGGCGGGCCTGGACCCGGACCGGCTGCTCGTGCTCACCCCCTCCCGCCTGTCCGCCGCCCGGGTGCGGGACGAGCTCACCGCCTCCGTGTCCGCCACCATGAGCACCCCGCCGGTGCGGGCCTGGCAGTCCTACGCCTTCGACCTGCTCCGGCGGGCGCAGAACGAGGGCCTGCTGCCCGGCGTGGCCCACAGCCCCAAGCTGCTGTCCGGCCCCGAGCAGGACGTCCTGATCGGCGAGCTCATGGCCGGGCACGCCGCGGGGGAGGGCGCCGCCGTCGCCTGGCCGGCGGACCTGCGGGAGGCGCTGGGCACGCGGGGCTTCCGGCAGGAGGTGCGCGAGCTGTTCGACCGGATGTCCGAGTACGACCTCGCGCCCGCGGACCTGCGCGACCTCGCCCGCCGGCTGGACCGCCCGGACTGGTCCGCCGCCGCGGCGATGCGCGCCGAGTACCAGGCGGTGCGCCGGCTGCGGATGCCCGAGTCCTACGACCCCTCGGCCCTGGTGACCGAGGCCGCGCGGGTCCTCGAGGAGCAGCCGGACTTCCTGCGCGCCGAACAGGAGCGCCTCGAGCTCGTGCTCGTGGACGACCTCCACGAGGCGACGCCCTCGATCCACCGGCTGCTCGCCGTGCTGTGCCGGGGCCGGGACACCGTGCTGACCGCCTGCGCGGACACCGTCGTGCAGGGCTTCCGGGGGGCCCGGCCGGACCTGCTGCGCACCCTCGACGACCGTCTCGCCGAGCCCGCCCGCCCGCTCCGGCGGCACCTGCTGGGCGAGAGCCGTCGGATGCCGCCGGCGGTGGCGGAGGTCTGGCAGCGCGTCGCGGAGCGCATCCCCGCCGTGGCCGGCGCCCGGCACCCGCGGCGGCTGGAACCGTCCGACGCCGTGGCGGGGGAGGGAGAGGTCGTCACCGTCGTGCTCTCCTCCCCGCTGCACGAGGCCCGCTGGATCGCCCACGAGATCCTCCAGCGCCACCTGGTGCAGGACGTCCCGCTGGCGGACATGGCCGTGGTCGTGCGCAGCGGCCGCTACCTGGAGAGCCTGGAGCGCCAGCTCTCGGCCTTGGGCGTGCCCGTCAGCACGTCCGCCGCCGAGACCCCGGTGCGGGACGAGGCGGCGGTGCGCCCGCTGCTGGGCGCCCTGCGGATCGTCACCGAGGCGGACGCCGCGGCCGCCGAGCGGGACGGGGGCGGGCACTTCGCCGCCCTCACGGTGCAGGCGGCCGTGGAGCTGCTGTCCTCCCGGATCGGCAACGCCTCCCCGATGGACGTCCGGCGGCTGCGCCAGCGGCTCCGGGCGGAGGAGCTCGCCGCCGGCGGCGGCCGGACCAGCGACGACCTGCTCGTCGAGGCCCTCGTGGCCCCCGGCGCGCTGGACGCGGCCGGGGTGCGCTCCGTCCCCGCCCGCAGGATCGCCCGGATGCTCACCGCCGGCCGGCGCGCCCTGCGCGAGGAGGGCGCCACCGCGGAGACGGTCCTGTGGGCGCTGTGGGAGGCCGCCGGGGTCGCCGAGTCCTGGCGCCGCCGCGCCCTGGAGGGCGGGCCCGCGGGTGAGCGGGCCGACCGCGACCTCGACGCCGTCGTCGGCCTGTTCGAGGCGGCCGAGCGCTACGTCGACCACCTGCCCGGGGCGAGCCCCGCGCAGTTCCTGGACTACATCGACAGCCAGGAGCTGCCCATGGACACCCTGGCCGCCCGCGCCCCGACCGACGAGACCGTCGAGATCATGACCCCGGCCACCGCGGCCGGCCGGCAGTGGCCGGTCGTCTTCGTCGCCGGGGTCCAGGAGGGCGTGTGGCCGAACACCCGCCTGCGCGGGCAGCTGCTGGCCGCGGACCTGCTCACGGACGCCCTCGACCTCGGCGTCGAGCAGGCCTCACGGGTCACCCCGGTCACCCGGATGCGCGAGGTCCGCCACGACGAGCTGCGCTCATTCTCCGCCGCGGTCTCCCGCAGCCGGGGCACGCTCGTGGTGACGGCGGCCTCCGACGAGGACCAGCAGCCCTCCGAGTTCCTGGACCTCGTCGACCCGCCGGGCACGGGCCCCGGGGACGGCGTCCGAGCCGTCGTGGACGCCCCCCGGCCCATGACCCTGCGCGCCCTCGTGGCGGAGCTGCGGCAGTGGGTGCAGCTGCACGACGAGGACCCCGTGCGCGCCGAGGCCGCCGCGCGCCTGCTGCACCGCATCGCCTCGTCCCCGCGCCCGGTGCCCGGGGCCCACCCCGACACCTGGTGGGGCGCGGCCGAGCTCTCCAGCACGGCCCCGGTCTTCGACGACGGGGTCCCGGTGCCCGTCTCCCCGTCCCGGATCGAGACCATCCACCGGTCCCCGCTCGACTGGTTCGTCGCGGCCTCCCGCGCCGAGGCCGCCACCGACCTCAGCCGCAGCCTCGGCTCGCTCGTGCACGCCATCGCCGAGGAGCTGCCGGAGGCCTCCGGGTCCGAGCTCGTGGCCGAGCTCGAACGCCGCTGGCCCACGCTGGGGCTCCCGGAGACGTGGGAGTCCGCGGTGCAGCTGGAGCGCGCCCGGCAGATGCTGCGCAAGTTCGCCCAGTACGTGGTGGACGCCCGCAGCCGGCACGGCCGGCGGCTGGCCTCGGTGGAGGGCTCCTTCAGCGTGCTCGTCCAGGGCCGGGCCCGGGACGCCCTGCTCCGCGGACGCGTGGACCGGCTGGAGCTCGACGAGCAGGGGCGCTACGTCGTCGTGGACCTCAAGACCGGCCGCAACCAGCCGGCGGGGGCGAAGATCGCCGAGCACCCCCAGCTGGCGGCCTACCAGGTGGCACTGTCCGCGGGCGCGGGAACGGCCATGGTCGCGGGCGAGGACGAGGCCGTCCTGGAGCTGCCCGGCGGCACGGTCACGGAGCTCTCCGGCGGCGCCCTCCTCGTCCAGCTCGGGACCCGGGCGAAATCTCCCTCCGTGCAGCAGCAGGACCCCCTGGACCCGGCGGACACCTGGGCGCGGGACCTGATCACCCGCGCCGCGGAACTGGTGGCCGGGGAGCACTTCGTCTCCCGCCACGACCAGGCGGAGGGCGCCTTCGGCGGGCACGGGTGCCGGCTGCCGCAGATCTGCCCGCTCTGCGCCGAGGGCCGGCAGGTGAGCGAGCCGTGA
- a CDS encoding ATP-dependent helicase → MTEAPATPTARTGHDPDHPYGGVDPRYSPEELAELLGGNRPTGQQSAVISAPLSPRLVVAGAGSGKTATMVDRVVWLVANGIVAPDQVLGVTFTRKAAGELGERMRTRLARLRAEGLVAPVGAEDDDVPAAPQDPTVSTYHSYANTLVRNYGLRIGIEPDTTLLGQARTWQIAAQTVEAWTGELLEAMPAKSTMVRAVLDLASACAEHLVEPAAVERFAARLLGELATTPPGRRKKTLGASLKKVEENQRTAWVLAELVADFARRKEEAQAMDFGDLLSAAARLAEQDPAARRSEREQHRVVLLDEFQDTSHAQLRLFAALFGQGHSVMAVGDPQQSIYGFRGASAGQLFGFYDSFPVAPGQDGDPSFLTTAWRNDASILDVANTLAAPLRTLPAWARGASSLTVPELTPRPGAGPGHVRLSRYATDVEEAAALAERIGARREEHRGDPEDQMPTMAVLCRKRAQIEPVRRELAARGIPYEVVGLGGLLSTPEVSDVVATLRVLDDPGRSDALVRLLAGARWRIGARDLMALSDWASHLERRRTEAARAGRPEDLESPVTAEEAEEEALVEPDLSDHASLVEALETLPRPGWTSVHGRSLSEAARHRLGTLRAELEHLRSYLSDDLPSLLHEIETVLGLDIEVAAHPHRSSHQARRNLDAFQEAAQSFTASSATGDVSAFLAWLDVTLAEENGLEPGPDRARHDAVQLVTVHSSKGLEWDHVYVPGLNAKNFPTDNPARWTLDTGALAWPLRGDARFLPQWSVDTTDLKALEESHAEFLELAAQHAEDEERRLAYVAVTRARTVLELSSTVFRGTAAKGQEPSRFVAELAPLTEGAAPPVRLGPWAEVPEGTRNPAAATVLSAPWPYDPLEGPEITETVTGEDGTDTVRVSPPAHLGRRSRLERAARAVRERGFEDTADLDVEDLLGAGERDGRSPDPRRWSEEARILLARHEDARAERSVPMPSHVSASTLVALARDPLEVVSGLRRPMPRRPGTAARRGTTFHAWIEQYYGSSAIFDVGELPGTADEYVDEAYDLPELAATFRSSPWADRQPHAVEFPLETPIAGITVRGRVDAVFRNGDGTWELVDWKTGRAPAGRELRERSAQLAVYRLAWSRLRGVPLEAVTAAFYYVAEDRVVRPHDLSGAEELEAVIREAYDVVLRS, encoded by the coding sequence ATGACCGAGGCCCCCGCCACCCCCACCGCGCGGACCGGGCACGACCCGGACCACCCCTACGGCGGCGTCGACCCCCGGTACAGCCCCGAGGAGCTCGCGGAGCTGCTCGGCGGCAACCGCCCCACCGGGCAGCAGTCCGCCGTGATCTCCGCCCCGCTCTCGCCCCGGCTCGTGGTCGCCGGCGCGGGCTCGGGCAAGACCGCCACCATGGTCGACCGGGTCGTGTGGCTCGTGGCCAACGGCATCGTGGCCCCCGACCAGGTCCTCGGCGTCACCTTCACCCGCAAGGCCGCCGGGGAGCTGGGGGAGCGGATGCGCACCCGGCTCGCCCGCCTGCGCGCCGAGGGGCTCGTGGCGCCCGTCGGCGCCGAGGACGACGACGTCCCGGCCGCGCCGCAGGACCCGACCGTCAGCACCTACCACTCCTACGCCAACACCCTCGTGCGCAACTACGGGCTGCGGATCGGCATCGAGCCGGACACCACGCTGCTGGGCCAGGCCCGCACGTGGCAGATCGCCGCGCAGACCGTCGAGGCGTGGACCGGGGAGCTGCTCGAGGCCATGCCCGCGAAGTCCACCATGGTCCGCGCCGTCCTCGACCTCGCCTCGGCGTGCGCGGAGCACCTCGTGGAACCGGCGGCCGTGGAGCGCTTCGCGGCCCGGCTGCTGGGCGAGCTGGCCACCACCCCGCCGGGCCGGCGGAAGAAGACCCTCGGGGCCTCGCTGAAGAAGGTCGAGGAGAACCAGCGCACCGCGTGGGTGCTCGCCGAGCTCGTGGCGGACTTCGCCCGGCGGAAGGAGGAGGCCCAGGCCATGGACTTCGGGGACCTGCTCTCCGCGGCGGCCCGGCTGGCCGAGCAGGACCCCGCCGCCCGGCGGAGCGAGCGGGAGCAGCACCGCGTGGTGCTCCTCGACGAGTTCCAGGACACCTCGCACGCCCAGCTGCGCCTCTTCGCCGCCCTGTTCGGGCAGGGCCACTCCGTGATGGCCGTGGGCGATCCCCAGCAGTCGATCTACGGCTTCCGCGGGGCCTCGGCCGGCCAGCTCTTCGGCTTCTACGACTCCTTCCCGGTCGCCCCGGGCCAGGACGGGGACCCCAGCTTCCTGACGACGGCGTGGCGCAACGACGCGAGCATCCTCGACGTCGCCAACACCCTCGCCGCCCCCCTGCGGACCCTGCCGGCGTGGGCACGGGGGGCGTCCTCCCTGACCGTCCCCGAGCTCACGCCCCGGCCCGGCGCCGGCCCCGGGCACGTGCGGCTCAGCCGGTACGCGACCGACGTCGAGGAGGCGGCCGCCCTCGCCGAGCGGATCGGCGCCCGCCGCGAGGAGCACCGCGGGGACCCGGAGGACCAGATGCCCACCATGGCGGTGCTGTGCCGCAAGCGCGCCCAGATCGAGCCCGTGCGCCGGGAGCTCGCCGCCCGCGGGATCCCCTACGAGGTCGTGGGCCTCGGCGGGCTGCTCAGCACCCCGGAGGTCTCCGACGTCGTCGCGACGCTGCGGGTGCTGGACGACCCCGGCCGCTCGGACGCCCTGGTGCGCCTGCTCGCGGGGGCCCGGTGGCGGATCGGGGCCCGGGACCTCATGGCGCTGTCCGACTGGGCGTCGCACCTGGAGCGGCGCCGCACCGAGGCCGCGCGGGCCGGGCGGCCGGAGGACCTCGAGAGCCCCGTGACCGCGGAGGAGGCCGAGGAGGAGGCCCTGGTCGAGCCGGACCTCTCCGACCACGCCTCGCTGGTCGAGGCGCTCGAGACCCTCCCGCGCCCGGGCTGGACCTCCGTGCACGGCCGGTCCCTGTCCGAGGCCGCCCGGCACCGGCTCGGCACGCTGCGGGCCGAGCTGGAGCACCTGCGCTCCTACCTCTCGGACGACCTGCCCAGCCTGCTGCACGAGATCGAGACGGTCCTCGGCCTCGACATCGAGGTCGCCGCGCACCCGCACCGCTCCTCCCACCAGGCGCGGCGCAACCTGGACGCCTTCCAGGAGGCGGCGCAGTCCTTCACCGCCTCCTCCGCGACCGGCGACGTGTCGGCGTTCCTCGCCTGGCTCGACGTCACGCTGGCGGAGGAGAACGGGCTCGAGCCGGGCCCCGACCGCGCCCGGCACGACGCCGTGCAGCTCGTCACCGTGCACTCGTCCAAGGGCCTCGAGTGGGACCACGTGTACGTGCCCGGCCTCAACGCCAAGAACTTCCCGACCGACAACCCCGCGCGCTGGACCCTCGACACCGGCGCCCTCGCGTGGCCGCTGCGCGGGGACGCCCGGTTCCTGCCGCAGTGGTCCGTGGACACCACCGACCTCAAGGCCCTCGAGGAGTCGCACGCGGAGTTCCTCGAGCTCGCCGCGCAGCACGCCGAGGACGAGGAGCGGCGCCTGGCGTACGTGGCCGTGACCCGCGCCCGGACGGTGCTGGAGCTCTCCAGCACCGTCTTCCGCGGCACCGCCGCCAAGGGCCAGGAGCCCTCCCGGTTCGTGGCCGAGCTGGCACCGCTGACCGAGGGGGCGGCGCCGCCCGTCCGGCTCGGGCCGTGGGCCGAGGTGCCCGAGGGGACGCGCAACCCGGCCGCCGCCACCGTGCTGAGCGCGCCGTGGCCCTACGACCCGCTGGAGGGCCCGGAGATCACCGAGACGGTCACGGGGGAGGACGGCACGGACACCGTGCGGGTGAGCCCGCCGGCCCACCTCGGGCGCCGGTCCCGCCTGGAGCGGGCCGCCCGGGCGGTCCGGGAGCGCGGCTTCGAGGACACCGCGGACCTGGACGTCGAGGACCTGCTCGGCGCCGGGGAGCGCGACGGACGCTCCCCGGACCCGCGGCGCTGGTCCGAGGAGGCCCGGATCCTGCTGGCCCGGCACGAGGACGCACGGGCCGAGCGGTCCGTGCCCATGCCGTCCCACGTCTCCGCGTCGACGCTGGTGGCGCTGGCCCGCGACCCGCTCGAGGTCGTCTCGGGCCTGCGGCGCCCCATGCCCCGGCGGCCCGGCACCGCCGCCCGGCGCGGCACCACCTTCCACGCGTGGATCGAGCAGTACTACGGCAGCTCCGCGATCTTCGACGTCGGCGAGCTGCCCGGCACGGCCGACGAGTACGTCGACGAGGCCTACGACCTCCCCGAGCTCGCGGCGACGTTCCGGTCGAGCCCCTGGGCGGACCGGCAGCCGCACGCCGTGGAGTTCCCGCTCGAGACCCCGATCGCCGGGATCACGGTGCGCGGGCGCGTGGACGCGGTGTTCCGCAACGGCGACGGCACGTGGGAGCTCGTCGACTGGAAGACCGGGCGGGCGCCGGCCGGACGGGAGCTGCGGGAGCGCTCGGCGCAGCTGGCCGTCTACCGGCTCGCGTGGTCCCGCCTGCGGGGAGTCCCGCTCGAGGCGGTCACCGCGGCGTTCTACTACGTGGCCGAGGACCGGGTGGTCCGCCCGCACGACCTCTCCGGGGCCGAGGAGCTGGAGGCGGTGATCCGCGAGGCCTACGACGTGGTGCTGCGGTCCTGA